The genomic DNA ATGGAATCCTGACCTACATGTAACCTCTCGTACCTCTTCGACAATTCCTTTTCAAATTCACTTAGTGTTGACATAATTTCTGGATTGTTGACCTGGTTCCAGTCTGGTCGATTGAGGTAGCTTTTTAAGAGCATCCTAGAAGCTTCTCCTCCCCTCCTCTTGTTAAACATCACTAGTCTGGCTAGAGTAGCTTGAGCTAATTTACTCCAGGATTCCAACTGAGGTTGCCCTTCTTGAAGGACTTGCGCTGTCGACTGCATTATTGAAAGGACACTTTTCCTCAGTTTTTCAAGGTCTTCTGCAAGTGGCAGCAATTCCACCCTGTTAAACTTCTGTGTGCCAAGAGCGCGGAGGGAATGGTGTGAAACACGATGGCTCCACTCTGCTTCtattagtttttcaaaattgtCGACATCTTCCAGTAGTGAGTCATCCTTCCTTCGCAATGCATGGCCCCGAAGGACGTTTACACACTTTTTAAGGGAATGGCCGATTTTCAAGGCCAATGATGGTGTAGCTACTTGATGCACACCGTCGTCAAATTGGAACTTTGAAAGGGCTTTCACAGCGCTCACCACAACATCAAATTCTTGAGGCTTGATAAAATCTGAAAGGTTGGCGTCAGCATTGAAACTTGTTTTGCGAAGTTGAAGCAAGAGTCTAGCAAGTTCTCTCATCTTTTGAGatacgaagttgttttgcttttctCCATGTTTTTCAATGAGCAACACCCCAATTTCCTTGATGAGCCAATCATTTCTAGCAATGAGGGAGATTTGATCGCTTTTCATAGTCGCAAACAATTGACAAAGAATACTGTCACTATAAATGGCTGGAAATAACTGCAATCTTGCTTTTTCCTGAACTTTACGGTGCTTTGGAAATTCATCTCCTTCTGGTTTGAACTTGCACAATTTAACATGTTTCCACAATTCTTGACGCCTTATGAATCCAAGGCAATAATTGCAAGGAAGAAAATCTGAAGGACTACATTCTTTTCCAGAGGTGGGACGTCTAAAGACAATCAGCTCTCCTTTTCCCGTCTCCAAAACATTTAAATTGTGGTGATAGTTCCCTAATAACCGTAGTTTCTCAAGGTGTTTTTTCCTGGTTGGTGACCGCTTATTGAAGGAAAGGGCAATAGCAACATCTCTTTCAGTCTTGTGTTTGAGCTCATAATGCCTTGCAATTTTAGACACCAAAACGCCACAATAAAAGCATGCTTGCCTTTTGTCATACACTCTTGTGTTGGACTCATTTTTTTTGGCACATGGTACGGACACTAGTAAATTAAAAATGATGGATTCGCGGTTAACTGCGAGCACTATTCaaggggggtggcacttaactacagaaggCCAATGgttgcaaaaaaaagaaaggttgcaTGTATGGTTCTATAAactaactttttcaatggaaatctgacatcacttcagtCAGAAGGCGTATGCGCAACTAGTCTTAGTTCTTtgccgtgcgtttcagtgaaaaacagatAAAAGCTCCCAggaaataaaatcatttttcgtaaactgtagcatggagtttctatttggacaaaaaatggaactgatatttcgAAAAGTGTATCATAGGAGGACCTTATGACATcacaattttttaaagaaatcatttcctttaaaatccatgctacactttttgtgttagaatgttctcatgCTGTTGTGTTTAAAAGatgtgaaaaacatagttaacttgCTAAGtgtttaggcattttctgttttggtcacgtgatttacatTAATTGTagca from Montipora capricornis isolate CH-2021 chromosome 2, ASM3666992v2, whole genome shotgun sequence includes the following:
- the LOC138024259 gene encoding uncharacterized protein is translated as MKRRKRLFSGSSSDEDNMSHSAVPEKTRKQTRKCQKKSTKEGVHCSVNQSKMSVPCAKKNESNTRVYDKRQACFYCGVLVSKIARHYELKHKTERDVAIALSFNKRSPTRKKHLEKLRLLGNYHHNLNVLETGKGELIVFRRPTSGKECSPSDFLPCNYCLGFIRRQELWKHVKLCKFKPEGDEFPKHRKVQEKARLQLFPAIYSDSILCQLFATMKSDQISLIARNDWLIKEIGVLLIEKHGEKQNNFVSQKMRELARLLLQLRKTSFNADANLSDFIKPQEFDVVVSAVKALSKFQFDDGVHQVATPSLALKIGHSLKKCVNVLRGHALRRKDDSLLEDVDNFEKLIEAEWSHRVSHHSLRALGTQKFNRVELLPLAEDLEKLRKSVLSIMQSTAQVLQEGQPQLESWSKLAQATLARLVMFNKRRGGEASRMLLKSYLNRPDWNQVNNPEIMSTLSEFEKELSKRLDMVEIIGKRGKKVPVILTAEMTRSIDLLIKTREAVAIPEKNPFVFARPNRQSLQCMRAWDCLRNISMQCQPPLLNPANITSTKLRKYIATISQVLSMEEKEVDWLARHLGHDIRVHRDFYRLHESTIEIAKVSKLLLTVDQGETRKFAGKTLQEINLNDIAEPDLSDDTDYEDEDDVESSTETAEGTTSVGQGNFTFVREK